From a region of the Nonlabens sp. Hel1_33_55 genome:
- a CDS encoding DUF1573 domain-containing protein: protein MKKIVLLFAAVAAVSLTSCNESASAKIDEANLTAAANRESVEANYPVMSFDESEYDFGTVNEGTVVEKEYKFKNTGTSPLIIVNAKGSCGCTVPTWTKEPVAPGEEGSLLVKFNTSGKPNAQSKSVTITTNTEAGTEVIVIKGFVTGKSSAPNA from the coding sequence ATGAAGAAAATAGTTTTATTATTCGCAGCTGTTGCTGCCGTTTCACTTACTAGCTGTAATGAGTCTGCATCTGCAAAGATCGATGAGGCTAATCTTACTGCCGCTGCAAACCGCGAGTCAGTTGAAGCTAATTATCCGGTCATGTCTTTTGACGAGTCAGAATATGATTTTGGAACCGTAAATGAAGGTACCGTTGTTGAGAAAGAATACAAATTTAAAAATACAGGAACTTCTCCATTGATCATTGTCAATGCAAAGGGAAGCTGTGGTTGTACTGTTCCTACATGGACTAAAGAACCAGTAGCTCCAGGAGAAGAAGGATCTTTATTGGTAAAATTCAATACTAGTGGTAAGCCTAACGCGCAGAGCAAGTCGGTAACTATTACTACCAACACTGAAGCTGGTACTGAGGTTATCGTTATCAAAGGTTTCGTTACTGGAAAGTCCAGCGCACCTAACGCTTAA
- the yajC gene encoding preprotein translocase subunit YajC — MDQFIAFAPYVGIALIFYFLIIRPQSKRRKEEKQFAESLKVGDRVITTSGIHGKVNQINGDKGTVMIETGAGKMLFERTAISVELTKKLNTPTEVKK; from the coding sequence ATGGATCAGTTTATAGCATTTGCACCTTACGTAGGTATCGCCCTGATATTTTATTTTCTAATAATCAGACCGCAATCCAAGCGTCGCAAAGAAGAAAAACAATTTGCAGAATCTCTTAAAGTAGGTGATCGAGTTATTACGACCAGTGGTATCCACGGTAAAGTAAACCAGATCAACGGCGACAAGGGAACTGTAATGATTGAAACTGGAGCTGGAAAAATGCTTTTTGAAAGAACAGCCATTTCGGTAGAATTGACTAAAAAGCTTAACACTCCAACGGAAGTCAAGAAATAA
- a CDS encoding SRPBCC family protein, translated as MPVIVLTTKIKAPIQVVFDLSRSIDLHQSSLQHTSEKAIAGRTSGLVEEGETVTWQAVHFGIKQKLTSLITDVQPHHFFADEMVSGAFKRFRHEHHFSEDGYGITTMKDIFDYDSPLGFLGHLADILFLKRYMTRLLEQRNVALKNTAEDGSWKELPGMLVHS; from the coding sequence ATGCCAGTTATAGTTCTAACTACTAAGATTAAAGCTCCTATTCAGGTGGTATTTGATCTTTCCCGCAGTATCGATCTCCATCAAAGTTCCTTGCAGCACACCAGCGAAAAAGCGATTGCAGGTAGAACTAGTGGACTTGTAGAAGAAGGTGAAACTGTTACCTGGCAAGCGGTACACTTTGGGATCAAACAGAAACTCACCAGTTTAATTACGGACGTTCAACCACATCATTTTTTTGCTGATGAAATGGTTAGTGGTGCCTTCAAACGATTCCGACACGAACATCATTTTTCTGAAGATGGATATGGCATCACCACAATGAAAGATATTTTTGATTACGACTCACCACTAGGATTTCTAGGCCATCTCGCCGATATCCTTTTCCTGAAAAGGTATATGACACGATTGTTGGAACAACGCAACGTTGCTTTGAAAAATACCGCGGAAGATGGTAGTTGGAAGGAGTTGCCGGGAATGCTTGTGCATTCTTAA
- a CDS encoding alpha-1,4-glucan--maltose-1-phosphate maltosyltransferase encodes MNQERVVIENVQPVVNAGRHPIKRITGETVHVSATVLVDGHDVIQSAVLYKQEKARKWQEVRMESAGNDEYGAHFQVEKTGKFQYKVQGWVDYALNWRHGISRKLADGQHVKSELLDGVIHLEHAYAKANKTEQALLQFGIESFQTDSRYDEAVETAMSEKLKEIFIKYPAKQFAAESDLFICSVDRQKARFSTWYEFFPRSAGENYEHGTFKDCVKLLPYVEEMGFDTLYFPPVHPIGEVNRKGKNNTTTSHGDDVGSCWGIGSKNGGHMSLHPDLGTEDDFKKLVEEAKSRGIEIAMDYALQAAPDHPWVKEHKEWFRWRPDGTVQYAENPPKKYQDILPIYFETTDWKNLWKELLRVALYWVEEFDIKVFRVDNPHTKPFHFWEYLIGEVKKKHDDVIFLAEAFTAPKVMNQLAKVGFQQSYTYFTWRNNKHELQEYVHELTTSNQREYMQPNFWPNTPDINPFHLQSGNESIHLHRYALAATLSSSLGIYGPVFEQMISSALPGKEEYLDSEKFQIANHDWEKRTKLTLIITKINQARKNLAALQQTNNIKFLHQDNDQLITFYKWSDDKSSEVIVAINLDPHYEQETWVPMPLHEMGIDEHHGFTVRDVVTDSSYHWSGTHNFVKINPVLPFHIFEVKR; translated from the coding sequence ATGAATCAAGAACGTGTAGTTATAGAAAATGTCCAGCCTGTTGTAAATGCTGGCCGTCATCCCATCAAAAGAATCACCGGTGAAACAGTCCATGTGAGCGCGACGGTTCTGGTAGATGGCCACGACGTCATTCAAAGTGCAGTTCTATATAAGCAGGAGAAAGCTAGAAAATGGCAGGAAGTGCGCATGGAATCAGCTGGTAATGATGAGTATGGAGCACATTTTCAGGTAGAGAAAACTGGGAAATTTCAATATAAGGTTCAGGGTTGGGTAGATTATGCACTCAATTGGAGACACGGGATTTCCAGAAAGTTAGCAGATGGTCAACACGTCAAAAGTGAGTTGCTTGATGGAGTGATTCATTTGGAACACGCTTACGCGAAAGCGAACAAAACCGAACAAGCATTGCTACAATTCGGGATTGAATCTTTCCAGACTGATTCTAGATATGATGAAGCTGTGGAAACCGCAATGTCTGAAAAACTAAAAGAGATTTTTATAAAATATCCAGCAAAACAGTTTGCTGCAGAAAGCGACTTGTTCATTTGTAGTGTGGATCGCCAGAAGGCAAGATTTTCCACCTGGTATGAGTTTTTTCCTCGCAGCGCTGGTGAAAACTACGAGCACGGTACCTTCAAGGATTGTGTGAAATTATTGCCCTACGTTGAAGAAATGGGATTTGATACTTTGTATTTCCCACCAGTCCACCCAATAGGTGAGGTCAACCGTAAAGGAAAAAACAATACAACAACATCTCACGGCGATGATGTAGGTTCTTGTTGGGGAATTGGTTCAAAAAATGGCGGACACATGTCGCTGCATCCCGATCTAGGTACAGAAGATGATTTCAAAAAACTAGTGGAAGAAGCAAAATCTCGAGGTATTGAAATCGCGATGGATTATGCGCTTCAGGCTGCACCAGACCATCCTTGGGTAAAAGAACATAAGGAATGGTTCAGGTGGCGACCAGATGGTACGGTCCAATACGCAGAGAATCCGCCGAAAAAATATCAAGACATTCTACCTATCTACTTTGAGACCACTGACTGGAAGAATCTTTGGAAAGAGCTTTTAAGGGTTGCTTTGTATTGGGTTGAGGAATTTGACATTAAAGTTTTCAGAGTTGACAATCCTCATACAAAACCTTTCCACTTCTGGGAATATTTGATAGGTGAGGTAAAGAAAAAGCATGATGATGTTATTTTCCTTGCAGAAGCTTTTACAGCTCCCAAGGTGATGAATCAGCTAGCCAAAGTAGGCTTTCAACAATCTTACACCTATTTCACATGGCGTAATAACAAGCACGAGCTGCAGGAGTATGTCCATGAATTGACCACCAGCAATCAGCGTGAATATATGCAGCCTAATTTCTGGCCCAATACGCCAGATATCAATCCATTTCATTTACAATCTGGAAACGAAAGCATTCACTTGCATCGCTATGCACTAGCGGCAACATTAAGCTCTAGCTTAGGAATCTACGGTCCTGTATTTGAGCAAATGATTTCAAGCGCGTTACCCGGCAAGGAAGAATATTTAGATTCAGAAAAATTTCAGATTGCAAATCACGATTGGGAAAAGAGAACCAAGCTTACCTTAATCATCACAAAGATCAATCAAGCACGTAAAAACCTTGCAGCTCTACAACAAACCAATAACATCAAGTTCTTACATCAAGACAATGATCAGTTAATCACGTTCTATAAGTGGAGTGATGATAAAAGTAGCGAGGTGATCGTGGCGATAAATCTTGATCCACATTATGAACAAGAAACATGGGTTCCTATGCCATTGCATGAAATGGGAATTGATGAACATCATGGTTTTACTGTAAGAGATGTGGTTACTGATAGCAGTTATCACTGGAGCGGCACTCATAATTTTGTGAAAATTAATCCAGTATTGCCTTTCCATATTTTTGAAGTGAAGCGATAA
- a CDS encoding maltokinase N-terminal cap-like domain-containing protein yields MSKTKLKNPKTWEQLLDDNSFKQQLTEDILESYVVQQRWYGGKSSTLKYLEISEFFTIAHRGDHFYGLLLEVNFKEAFYQHYFLPLGFVVDKSAAAEGLISPITLGDQDGYLVDALYLDSFRKVLFEKIIESEPVEGLGTITFHAGEDLDETKYISSRFLGAEQSNTSIIFNDKHIIKFFRRIYSSTNPDYQICRYLTEETSFDRSPTYTGSINLNIVKRHDVTLALMQRLVENDGDGWEWMLDELKIVFSTLSRKRIDIKSLPDVKLFARLKLHEVPHEIVDWTGLDLLKRIRTLALRTAQFHVAMGGERNDLKFTADKYNGDYNVWLKNRLLYMFQNRLNTVENNLHKLSGEALDLAQELLERKNEIRNRFIQFDWHHMKGERIRIHGDYHLGQVLVDGEDFYLLDFEGEPESTIRDRKVKQMPQKDLAGMFRSFHYAIYSTIFDQGEATGISREDLNHAGELLYKYLISIFMDTYLHHIHNNNLNIGYRKEVNFLLQFCLLEKAIYELGYEFNSRPSWAIIPLRGIQSIMNHKQQKV; encoded by the coding sequence GTGTCCAAAACAAAGCTCAAAAACCCCAAAACCTGGGAACAACTTCTAGATGATAATTCATTCAAGCAACAATTGACTGAAGATATTCTGGAGAGCTATGTGGTACAGCAACGCTGGTATGGTGGTAAGAGCAGCACGCTCAAATATCTAGAAATCAGTGAGTTTTTTACTATTGCTCATAGAGGAGATCATTTCTACGGCTTATTGCTGGAAGTCAATTTCAAGGAAGCTTTTTATCAGCATTACTTTTTGCCTTTGGGTTTTGTGGTCGATAAGTCTGCAGCGGCAGAAGGTTTGATATCGCCCATAACTCTTGGCGATCAAGATGGCTATTTAGTGGATGCTTTATATCTGGATAGCTTTAGAAAAGTTCTTTTTGAGAAAATCATTGAGTCAGAACCAGTCGAAGGATTAGGCACGATTACCTTCCATGCAGGTGAAGATCTGGATGAAACTAAATACATTTCTAGCCGATTTTTGGGCGCAGAACAGTCCAATACGAGCATCATTTTCAACGATAAACACATCATTAAATTCTTTCGAAGGATTTATAGCAGTACCAATCCAGATTACCAGATTTGCCGTTATTTGACTGAGGAAACCTCATTTGATCGTTCGCCTACCTACACCGGTTCCATCAATTTGAATATTGTCAAAAGGCACGATGTCACGCTGGCTTTAATGCAGCGACTGGTCGAGAATGATGGTGATGGATGGGAATGGATGCTGGATGAATTGAAGATTGTTTTTAGTACGCTTTCGCGAAAGCGAATTGATATCAAATCGTTACCAGACGTCAAATTGTTCGCAAGGTTGAAACTTCATGAAGTCCCACATGAAATCGTGGACTGGACTGGATTGGATCTTTTGAAAAGAATTAGAACATTGGCGTTGAGAACAGCTCAATTCCATGTCGCCATGGGCGGTGAGCGGAACGATTTGAAGTTTACGGCAGATAAATATAATGGAGATTATAACGTTTGGCTTAAAAATAGACTGCTTTACATGTTCCAGAACAGACTCAACACCGTAGAGAATAATCTACATAAATTGAGCGGTGAGGCGCTGGATCTAGCACAGGAATTACTGGAGCGCAAAAACGAGATACGTAACCGTTTTATACAGTTTGACTGGCACCACATGAAAGGTGAGCGCATACGTATTCATGGAGATTATCACTTGGGTCAGGTATTAGTGGACGGCGAGGATTTTTATCTTTTGGATTTTGAAGGTGAACCAGAAAGTACCATTCGTGATAGGAAGGTGAAACAAATGCCGCAGAAGGATCTTGCAGGGATGTTCCGTAGTTTTCATTATGCCATTTATTCTACAATTTTTGATCAAGGAGAAGCTACAGGTATATCTAGGGAAGATCTAAATCACGCTGGTGAACTGCTTTATAAGTACTTGATTTCCATATTTATGGATACTTACCTGCATCATATTCATAATAATAATTTGAATATAGGCTACCGTAAGGAAGTCAACTTCTTGCTACAGTTTTGCCTACTGGAAAAGGCTATTTATGAATTGGGCTATGAGTTCAATTCAAGACCTAGCTGGGCGATCATTCCATTGCGAGGTATACAAAGTATCATGAACCACAAACAACAAAAAGTATGA
- the glgB gene encoding 1,4-alpha-glucan branching protein GlgB codes for MSQVITHSLFTDFDIDLFKSGKHYRLYEKFGSHIIEKDGVKGTYFAVWAPSAKAVSVIGDFNFWVEGEHQLQVRWDSSGIWEGFIPGVEQGATYKYKIHSSHNDIKTEKADPYARRCEHPPKTASVVWQYDPKWSDSKWMQTRAKHNALDAPYSVYEVHLGSWKRKIEEDRSLSYLELADELVAYAKALQFTHVEFMPIMEYPYDPSWGYQLTGYFAPTSRFGYPEEFAQLVDAMHKAGIGVILDWVPSHFPEDAHGLGFFDGTALYEHPDRKRGYHPDWKSLIFNYGRNEVKSFLISNALFWMDQYHIDGLRVDAVASMLFLDYSREDGEWEPNVFGGRENLEAMAFLREMNEAVYLNYPDTQTIAEESTSFPMVSKPTSIGGLGFGMKWMMGWMHDTLEYFKKEPIYRRHHQNDLTFSMTYAFTENFMLPLSHDEVVYGKSSIIGRMPGDEWQKFANLRLLYSYMFTHPGGNLLMMGSEFGQHDEWKFNGSLDWHLTEFADHKGILATITDLNKLYKKQPALHEKQFDADGFEWISHEDADNSVISYVRIGNDSKVIVVCNMTPVPRENYRVGLPETGKYKLLFNSDDSKYGGSDYKVKKSFTAQKENWQYRDQSVELNLPPLGVVVYSI; via the coding sequence ATGAGCCAGGTAATCACGCACTCGCTGTTTACAGATTTTGACATTGACCTTTTCAAATCTGGAAAGCATTACCGGCTTTATGAAAAATTCGGCTCGCACATTATTGAGAAAGATGGCGTGAAGGGAACTTACTTTGCCGTCTGGGCACCTAGCGCCAAAGCTGTAAGTGTCATAGGAGACTTTAATTTTTGGGTAGAAGGTGAGCATCAATTACAGGTGCGATGGGACAGCAGCGGTATCTGGGAAGGATTTATTCCTGGTGTCGAGCAAGGCGCTACCTATAAATATAAAATCCATTCCTCACACAACGATATAAAAACAGAAAAGGCAGATCCATATGCACGTCGCTGCGAGCATCCGCCTAAAACAGCCAGCGTGGTATGGCAATATGATCCCAAATGGAGCGATAGCAAATGGATGCAAACCAGAGCAAAACACAATGCGCTTGACGCACCATATTCTGTCTATGAAGTTCATCTAGGAAGCTGGAAACGCAAGATTGAGGAAGATCGTAGTTTGAGTTACCTAGAGCTGGCAGATGAATTGGTCGCTTACGCGAAAGCGTTACAATTTACACACGTTGAATTTATGCCTATCATGGAGTATCCCTACGATCCTTCTTGGGGATATCAATTGACCGGTTACTTTGCGCCTACATCGCGATTCGGTTATCCAGAAGAGTTTGCGCAGCTGGTAGACGCTATGCACAAAGCGGGAATAGGAGTGATCCTAGATTGGGTACCATCCCATTTTCCTGAAGATGCCCATGGATTGGGATTCTTTGACGGCACAGCACTTTATGAGCATCCAGATAGAAAACGAGGTTATCATCCAGACTGGAAATCCTTGATTTTCAATTATGGTCGCAATGAAGTCAAAAGTTTCTTGATTTCCAATGCGCTATTCTGGATGGATCAATATCACATTGACGGCTTGCGAGTAGATGCGGTGGCGAGTATGCTGTTCCTAGATTATTCCAGAGAAGATGGCGAGTGGGAACCTAATGTTTTTGGAGGTCGTGAAAACCTCGAGGCCATGGCGTTTTTACGCGAAATGAACGAAGCGGTTTATCTCAACTATCCAGATACACAAACCATCGCCGAGGAAAGCACCAGCTTCCCAATGGTAAGCAAACCGACTTCTATAGGCGGCTTAGGTTTTGGAATGAAATGGATGATGGGCTGGATGCATGACACGCTGGAATATTTCAAAAAAGAACCAATCTACAGACGCCACCATCAGAATGATTTGACCTTCTCGATGACTTATGCTTTTACAGAGAATTTTATGTTGCCATTATCTCATGATGAGGTAGTCTATGGAAAGAGTTCCATCATAGGTAGAATGCCAGGTGATGAGTGGCAGAAGTTTGCTAACCTAAGACTGCTTTACAGTTATATGTTCACGCATCCTGGAGGAAATTTATTGATGATGGGATCAGAATTTGGTCAGCATGATGAATGGAAGTTCAACGGCAGTCTAGACTGGCACCTAACCGAGTTTGCAGATCATAAAGGCATTTTAGCTACCATAACCGATTTGAACAAGCTTTACAAAAAACAACCAGCACTACACGAGAAGCAATTTGATGCTGATGGATTTGAATGGATCTCCCATGAAGATGCCGATAATAGCGTGATCAGTTACGTTAGAATCGGTAATGATTCAAAAGTTATTGTGGTTTGTAACATGACGCCAGTTCCTAGAGAAAACTATCGTGTAGGATTACCTGAAACTGGAAAGTACAAACTATTGTTCAATAGCGATGACTCAAAATATGGCGGATCTGATTACAAGGTCAAAAAATCATTCACTGCCCAAAAGGAAAACTGGCAATACAGAGATCAAAGCGTGGAGCTGAACTTGCCGCCGTTGGGAGTTGTGGTTTATAGTATTTGA
- a CDS encoding putative quinol monooxygenase, whose amino-acid sequence MKNLGLLATLHAKPEQADTVANFIKGAIDLAKKEEKTLTWYSFKIDKTTFGIFDTFEDESGREAHLNGEIAKALMGKADELLSQAPDIKKIDILSAK is encoded by the coding sequence ATGAAAAATTTAGGATTACTGGCAACATTACATGCCAAACCAGAACAAGCAGATACCGTAGCTAACTTTATCAAAGGAGCGATCGATCTAGCAAAGAAAGAAGAGAAAACACTGACTTGGTATAGCTTTAAAATTGATAAAACGACATTTGGAATCTTTGATACTTTTGAAGATGAATCTGGACGTGAGGCGCACTTGAATGGCGAGATTGCAAAAGCTCTTATGGGTAAAGCAGATGAGTTATTGTCCCAAGCTCCAGATATTAAGAAGATCGATATTTTATCTGCAAAGTAG
- a CDS encoding GlcG/HbpS family heme-binding protein, with the protein MNITLKQAEAVIEKAKAKSKEIDTKMNICVVDSGANQVAFARMDGAWLGSADIALKKAKTARFFDMPSGEIGKLSQPGESLFNIENSNGGLISFPGGLPIKNKDGEIIGAIGVSGSSVENDHIVAEAGTKAI; encoded by the coding sequence ATGAATATTACATTAAAACAAGCCGAGGCTGTCATAGAAAAGGCCAAGGCAAAGTCAAAAGAAATAGATACTAAAATGAATATCTGCGTTGTGGACTCTGGTGCCAACCAGGTTGCATTTGCCCGTATGGATGGAGCATGGTTAGGTAGTGCAGATATTGCGCTCAAAAAGGCCAAGACAGCTCGATTTTTTGATATGCCATCTGGTGAAATAGGGAAGTTATCTCAACCAGGAGAATCACTGTTTAACATTGAGAATTCAAATGGTGGATTGATAAGTTTCCCAGGAGGATTACCCATCAAAAACAAAGATGGAGAGATCATAGGAGCTATAGGCGTTAGCGGTAGTTCTGTTGAGAATGATCATATTGTTGCAGAAGCTGGAACTAAGGCGATCTAG
- a CDS encoding DUF4382 domain-containing protein, which produces MKKLICVLGLVIATSTLFSCSDDNNNDSSQPARINIKLVDEPGDFDNVFIDIESVVIKFNGDTDDQEIILDMDNTGVYDILELTGGNNIVLADDEIPSGRINQIRLILGDDNTVVIDGQTFPLSTPSAQQSGLKLNVNQELEGGILYEYILDFDADKSIVRQGNGGYSLKPVIRVELVAATGAISGKVTPINAQVLVTASNGLDEINTFTDVNGFFRLSAVPNGTYDITLTPDADANLQTVVIEGVVVINGEVTQLGETNLN; this is translated from the coding sequence ATGAAAAAATTAATTTGTGTACTTGGATTGGTAATCGCTACCTCAACGTTATTTTCTTGTAGCGATGATAATAATAATGACAGCAGCCAGCCAGCAAGGATCAATATTAAACTTGTAGATGAGCCTGGAGATTTTGACAATGTGTTTATCGATATAGAAAGTGTCGTTATAAAATTTAATGGCGATACAGATGATCAAGAAATTATCCTTGATATGGATAATACTGGTGTTTACGACATCCTTGAATTGACTGGTGGTAATAATATTGTCCTCGCTGATGATGAAATTCCATCAGGTAGAATCAACCAAATTAGACTGATTCTTGGCGATGACAATACAGTTGTAATAGATGGTCAGACATTTCCTCTATCAACACCAAGCGCACAACAATCTGGCTTGAAACTCAACGTTAATCAAGAGCTTGAAGGTGGTATCTTATATGAATATATCTTGGATTTTGATGCTGACAAATCTATTGTACGTCAAGGTAATGGCGGTTATTCTCTAAAACCGGTAATCAGAGTCGAACTTGTAGCAGCTACTGGTGCAATTTCAGGGAAAGTTACACCAATCAATGCTCAAGTATTAGTTACAGCTTCAAACGGACTTGATGAAATAAACACATTTACTGATGTAAATGGTTTTTTTAGATTAAGCGCTGTACCTAATGGAACATATGACATCACACTAACGCCTGATGCTGATGCTAATTTACAAACCGTGGTTATTGAAGGCGTTGTTGTTATCAACGGTGAAGTAACTCAATTGGGAGAAACGAATCTTAACTAA
- a CDS encoding DUF4136 domain-containing protein, with the protein MKLFKTTLLAIAVTAIYSCGPGVTTVKPTNDNLNKYQSFSYLPNSAIEMPDMAMNDDVNTLVIQQINDRMMDAGYELDRAKPDLLVLVSTKIDETTGTTTDPVYASYGSYNRPGLRVNSYYNNFYYNAYNSVPTVVGYDTDTYNYKDGTLIIQLVDRKSNETVWKGVSSESIYNSGDTATMTSLVNTIFEEYPLMK; encoded by the coding sequence ATGAAATTATTTAAAACAACTCTACTTGCTATAGCGGTAACCGCAATTTATAGCTGTGGACCAGGAGTGACCACGGTTAAGCCAACTAACGATAATCTAAACAAGTATCAAAGTTTTTCTTATTTACCTAATTCGGCTATTGAGATGCCAGATATGGCTATGAACGATGATGTGAACACTTTAGTGATTCAACAAATCAACGATAGAATGATGGATGCTGGATATGAGCTTGATAGAGCAAAACCAGACCTTCTTGTATTAGTGAGCACTAAAATTGATGAGACAACAGGAACTACGACTGATCCTGTATATGCTAGTTATGGGAGTTACAATCGACCAGGATTGCGTGTAAATTCTTATTATAACAACTTCTATTATAATGCTTATAACTCAGTTCCTACAGTTGTGGGATATGATACTGACACTTATAATTATAAGGATGGTACTTTGATTATTCAATTGGTAGATCGTAAATCCAATGAAACCGTATGGAAAGGTGTGAGTAGCGAGAGCATTTATAACAGCGGCGACACGGCAACAATGACTAGTTTGGTAAACACGATATTTGAGGAATATCCGTTAATGAAATAA